One Lampris incognitus isolate fLamInc1 chromosome 18, fLamInc1.hap2, whole genome shotgun sequence genomic region harbors:
- the dtnbp1b gene encoding dystrobrevin binding protein 1b, with amino-acid sequence MELDSEHVQRVPGAEPAAVPPPQVKLKDRQKFFEEAFQQDMEQYLSTGYLQIAERREPIGSMSSMEVNVDMLEQMDLMDMSDHEALDVFLHSGGEDNSAASPVMGPDVESFTTEISLQVPTQAELRHKLSSLSSTCTDSASQDTEAWEEEDNEEEEDEAAEGGGGVRGGRRRRTPVVGTLDKEEVHLDTALVDGVDREEQTRKDSEQARS; translated from the exons TGGAGCTGGACTCGGAGCATGTGCAGAGGGTGCCGGGGGCGGAGCCAGCAGCGGTCCCGCCCCCCCAGGTCAAACTGAAGGACAGGCAGAAGTTCTTTGAGGAGGCCTTCCAGCAAGACATGGAGCAGTACCTGTCCACCGGCTACCTGCAGATCGCTGAGCGGAGAG AGCCGATAGGCAGCATGTCGTCCATGGAGGTGAACGTGGACATGCTGGAGCAGATGGATCTGATGGACATGTCCGACCACGAGGCCCTGGACGTCTTTCTACACTCTGGGGGAGAGGATAACAGCGCTGCTTCGCCTGTCATGG GTCCTGACGTGGAGTCCTTCACCACAGAGATCAGCCTTCAGGTGCCCACCCAGGCCGAGCTCCGCCACaagctctcctccctctcctccacctgcaccgacTCTGCCAGCCAAGACACGGAGGcctgggaggaggaggacaacgaggaagaggaggatgaggcgGCCGAGGGGGGAGGTGGGGtcagaggaggaaggagaaggagaacccCGGTGGTGGGAACCCTGGACAAAGAGGAGGTGCACCTGGACACGGCACTCGTGGATGGAGTGGATCGAGAGGAGCAGACCAGGAAGGACTCTGAGCAGGCCCGGTCATAA